The Ignatzschineria rhizosphaerae genome contains a region encoding:
- a CDS encoding AEC family transporter gives MTLFLQAFAQQFYALLPFFILIATGYILVKVFKWSSHFTDGLTKFLFNLAIPVMLFGVMSKFHTQEEMDPLLIFAYFGGSFILFLIEKIYAKYILKLTAQEGAVFGLGGIFSNNVMIGIPLIMLFMGSEAIAVSALIISFNALLLWSLVSFAIEWAEHGSISLKGFVLTLRGVFKNPIVIGIMLGLLVSFFRVPLPTFASSTITMFSNMVAPLSLLTLGMGLAKYRLGSNLKISLNITFFKLIAHPFIIWIMAVLLGLPAFETKAIVILGSIATGMNVYLMALKFKVIEDATASSIILTTVLSAITTPIIVVLL, from the coding sequence ATGACACTTTTCCTTCAGGCCTTCGCACAACAATTTTATGCATTACTTCCTTTCTTCATCTTGATTGCGACAGGATACATTCTCGTTAAGGTCTTTAAGTGGTCATCTCACTTTACAGATGGACTTACTAAGTTTCTTTTTAACCTTGCAATTCCCGTAATGCTTTTTGGTGTTATGAGTAAATTCCATACTCAAGAAGAGATGGATCCTCTTTTAATATTTGCCTATTTTGGCGGTTCTTTTATTCTATTTTTGATAGAAAAAATCTATGCCAAATATATCTTAAAACTCACTGCTCAAGAAGGGGCGGTATTTGGATTAGGGGGAATTTTCTCAAATAATGTCATGATTGGTATCCCACTTATTATGTTATTTATGGGAAGCGAAGCGATTGCCGTTTCAGCACTTATTATCTCCTTCAATGCACTCCTTCTTTGGAGTCTTGTCTCTTTTGCAATTGAATGGGCAGAACATGGATCTATATCGCTTAAAGGCTTTGTTTTAACACTAAGAGGCGTATTCAAAAACCCTATTGTAATTGGGATTATGCTTGGTCTTTTAGTTAGCTTCTTTAGAGTCCCTCTCCCCACTTTTGCTAGCTCCACGATCACTATGTTCTCAAATATGGTAGCACCACTCTCATTATTAACCTTAGGGATGGGACTCGCAAAATATCGTTTAGGCTCTAATCTTAAAATCAGTTTAAATATTACCTTTTTCAAACTAATAGCCCATCCTTTTATCATCTGGATTATGGCTGTTCTTTTAGGTCTACCGGCATTTGAAACAAAGGCCATTGTCATTTTGGGTTCAATCGCAACAGGTATGAATGTCTATCTAATGGCATTAAAATTTAAAGTTATTGAAGACGCAACCGCTTCTAGCATTATTTTAACAACTGTTTTATCGGCCATTACAACACCAATTATTGTTGTTTTGCTCTAA